One window from the genome of Hippoglossus hippoglossus isolate fHipHip1 chromosome 10, fHipHip1.pri, whole genome shotgun sequence encodes:
- the LOC117769027 gene encoding protocadherin gamma-A11-like, which yields MEQSGPCSYRPGRKWISFVLALTLFFSMKASGQMRYSISEEIKEGTAVGNIAKDLGIDPNILKARGFRIVSGSTEPLFQVNQNDGILYVNRKIDREEICQRTSTCLINLKSVLENPLEIHYVAVEVLDVNDHSPSFPENNKRLEISESTLPGTRFQLHAALDPDGGMNSVQQYKLSQNNHFRLEVKDRGKDGKVPILQLQSPLDREASSSHKLLLTAVDGGKPPKSGSMEILIDVLDVNDNAPIFTKDVYSAEINENSPIGTIVIRVNATDLEEGLNGEVSYSFGNVNSKVQEMFDVNPSTGEITVKGQLDYEVDDSYEIDIQASDSGAVPLRTDKSITVNIRDINDNAPAIEVTSLSNKIPEDARLGTTVALLSITDLDSGVNGKVISFVNGDTPFTLTPSIQDNMYAVVTKSQLDREKQSIYDVTVTAKDAGEPALTSEKTFRVVVSDVNDNSPEFSTSRYNFYVPENNPSGLSVFSLIASDRDEGDNALISYHIIRDGSKYNKVTSFLNINSENGDIMALKSFDFETVKTFQFHVVASDSGTPSLSSNVTVNVFILDQNDNAPVILYPVSSNGSAEGVEEIPRNVNAGHLVTKVRAYDADIGYNGWLLFSLQQVTDHSLFGLDRYTGQIRTLRSFTETDEAEHKLLILVKDNGNVSLSATATVIVKVVEPKEAFAASDVKSSTKAEEDNNMTFYLMITVGSVSALFLVSIIVLISMQCSKSTDFTSKYLPEPNYDGTLCHSIQYRSGDKRYMLVGPRMSIGSTIVPGSHANTLMLPDRRGISGELDPG from the coding sequence ATGGAACAAAGCGGACCGTGCTCCTACCGACCAGGAAGAAAATGGATTTCCTTCGTGTTGGCGTTgactttgtttttcagcatgAAGGCCTCGGGACAGATGAGATATTCTATATCGGAAGAGATCAAAGAAGGAACTGCAGTCGGGAATATTGCGAAGGATTTGGGAATCGAtccaaatattttaaaagcGAGGGGGTTTCGCATTGTTTCTGGCTCCACTGAACCGCTCTTCCAGGTAAACCAAAACGATGGGATTCTGTACGTAAATCGTAAAATTGACCGAGAGGAAATATGCCAGCGGACCAGTACGTGTCTGATAAACCTTAAAAGCGTGCTAGAGAACCCGCTGGAGATCCATTATGTTGCAGTGGAGGTGTTAGACGTAAATGACCACTCGCCCTCTTTCCCGGAGAACAACAAAAGGCTGGAGATTTCAGAGTCCACTTTACCGGGAACACGGTTTCAGCTGCATGCAGCACTCGACCCAGACGGCGGCATGAATTCAGTTCAACAGTATAAACTTAGTCAAAATAATCATTTTCGACTGGAAGTGAAAGATCGAGGGAAAGATGGCAAAGTGCCTATTTTACAGTTACAAAGTCCTTTAGACAGGGAAGCATCCAGCAGCCACAAACTACTGCTTACAGCCGTGGATGGGGGTAAACCCCCGAAATCAGGGTCTATGGAGATATTAATAGATGTTCTAGATGTGAATGATAATGCTCCCATTTTTACAAAGGATGTCTATTCTGCAGAGATAAATGAGAATTCACCAATTGGCACAATAGTGATTCGAGTAAACGCCACTGATCTAGAAGAAGGTTTAAATGGAGAAGTTAGTTATTCATTCGGTAATGTAAACAGCAAGGTGCAGGAAATGTTTGACGTCAACCCGAGCACAGGTGAAATAACTGTGAAAGGACAACTAGACTATGAAGTGGATGACAGTTATGAAATAGATATTCAAGCATCCGACAGTGGCGCTGTTCCACTTAGAACCGATAAAAGCATAACTGTAAATATTAGAGACATAAATGACAATGCACCTGCGATTGAAGTAACGTCACTATCTAATAAAATACCAGAGGATGCTAGACTAGGGACGACGGTGGCACTTCTTAGTATCACCGACCTGGATTCAGGCGTGAACGGAAAAGTTATCAGCTTTGTAAACGGTGACACGCCTTTCACATTAACACCTTCGATACAGGACAACATGTACGCTGTTGTGACAAAGTCACAGCTCGACAGGGAAAAGCAGTCGATCTATGATGTAACAGTTACTGCAAAAGATGCAGGTGAACCAGCCTTAACATCTGAAAAGACATTCAGAGTTGTTGTATCCGATGTAAACGATAACAGTCCAGAGTTTTCAACGAGCAGATATAATTTCTATGTCCCCGAGAATAATCCTTCAGGACTGTCGGTATTCTCTTTGATTGCGTCTGATCGTGATGAAGGAGATAATGCTCTTATATCTTATCATATTATCAGAGATGGAAGCAAATATAATAAAGTGACGTCGTTTCTTAATATCAACTCAGAGAACGGAGACATCATGGCGCTTAAAAGTTTCGACTTTGAAACGGTGAAAACTTTCCAGTTCCATGTTGTTGCGTCAGATTCTGGAACTCCGTCACTGAGCAGCAACGTCACAGTGAACGTGTTCATTCTGGATCAGAACGACAACGCTCCAGTCATCCTGTATCCAGTCAGCTCCAACGGTTCTGCTGAAGGTGTGGAGGAGATTCCCCGCAATGTGAACGCAGGACACTTGGTGACTAAAGTCAGAGCCTATGACGCTGATATAGGATATAACGGCTGGttactgttttcactgcagcaagTTACTGACCACAGTCTCTTTGGTTTGGACCGCTATACAGGACAGATCAGAACACTTCGCtcattcacagagacagacgaggcTGAGCACAAGCTGCTCATACTGGTCAAAGACAATGGGAACGTGTCACTCTCAGCAACCGCTACTGTCATCGTCAAAGTTGTGGAGCCCAAAGAAGCTTTTGCAGCTTCTGATGTTAAAAGTTCAACAAAAGCAGAGGAGGACAATAATATGACTTTTTACCTGATGATAACTGTGGGCtcagtttcagctctttttctcGTCAGTATCATCGTGCTGATTTCAATGCAGTGCTCAAAGTCCACAGACTTCACTTCTAAATATCTACCAGAGCCTAATTATGATGGGACACTGTGTCACAGCATCCAGTACAGATCTGGAGACAAACGCTACATGTTAGTTGGACCCAGGATGAGTATAGGATCTACTATAGTCCCAGGA
- the LOC117769030 gene encoding protocadherin alpha-8-like — protein sequence MGTDTNTPTRNSSTVAFYVVMLLLFFGEQAFAQIRYSVPEEVKDGTVVGNVAKDLGLDIASLIDRRFRVVSGSEDAIFEVNQNNGALYVNNHIDREELCQGSGACLMELKILVENPLEIHYAVVEITDVNDHSPTFPEKNQTFEIAEHTLPGRRFQLHTARDPDAGINSIRTYTLTANEHFEINIRQNDAAKIPFLVLKKSLDREQKDTHTLLVTAVDGGKPPRSGTLNVSIIVLDSNDNRPVFSQELYEISIQENVRPGTSVFRMSATDPDEDNNGEIEYTLGKTLLRKVYDIFELNKLTGEIKIKGVVDYEESDEYELVVEASDKGTPPLTGECRVIIKIKDVNDNPPEIEVTSLSDTASEDSKPGTVISLISVRDKDSGVNSKIISQITNDVPFELKASYKENTYSVVTNDYLDREQVSHYEITIKATDCGEPPLSTFKTLNIRISDVNDNSPHFENSRLEFYLSENNVAGNSIFSVRATDNDLMDNAAISYHIVREGNKNDIMAFLNINSDNGHITSLKSFDFETVKTFQFHVVASDSGTPSLSSNVTVNVFILDQNDNAPVILYPVSSNGSAEGVEEIPRNVNAGHLVTKVRAYDADIGYNGWLLFSLQEVTDHSLFGLDRYTGQIRTLRSFTETDEAEHKLLILVKDNGNVSLSATATVIVKVVEPKEAFAASDVKSSTKADEDNNVTFYLMITVGSVSALFLVSIIVLISMQCSKATDFTSKYLPEPNYDGTLCHSIQYRSGDKRYMLVGPRMSIGSTIVPGSHANTLMLPDRRSATGELDPG from the exons ATGGGAACGGATACAAATACCCCAACGAGGAACAGCTCCACGGTTGCTTTTTatgtggtgatgctgctgctgtttttcgGAGAACAGGCTTTTGCTCAAATCAGATACTCTGTTCCCGAGGAGGTTAAAGACGGAACTGTCGTTGGAAACGTTGCAAAGGATCTTGGCCTTGACATCGCTTCTTTGATTGATAGACGGTTCCGCGTTGTGTCTGGAAGTGAAGACGCTATTTTTGAAGTAAACCAAAATAATGGGGCACTGTACGTCAATAATCACATTGACCGAGAGGAGCTTTGTCAGGGCAGTGGCGCCTGCCTCATGGAGCTGAAAATCCTCGTTGAAAACCCTTTGGAAATACACTACGCTGTTGTGGAAATTACTGATGTGAATGATCATTCTCCCACTTTTCCCGAAAAGAATCAGACATTTGAAATAGCGGAACATACGCTGCCAGGAAGGAGATTTCAGCTGCACACTGCTCGTGACCCTGATGCCGGAATTAACTCAATTCGTACGTACACTTTAACGGcaaatgaacattttgaaataaatatccGTCAAAACGATGCAGCTAAGATACCATTTTTAGTGCTTAAGAAATCGTTGGACAGAGAacaaaaggacacacacactctgttggTGACTGCAGTTGACGGAGGTAAACCTCCGAGATCAGGCACGTTAAATGTTTCCATTATTGTTCTCGACAGTAATGACAATCGCCCTGTATTCAGTCAGGAACTGTACGAAATTTCGATTCAAGAAAACGTTCGTCCTGGTACGTCAGTGTTTAGAATGAGTGCAACGGATCCCGATGAAGACAATAATGGGGAAATTGAGTACACGCTTGGAAAAACCTTGTTGCGGAAGGTCTATGATATTTTTGAATTGAACAAATTaactggagaaataaaaataaaaggagtaGTAGACTATGAAGAAAGCGATGAATATGAACTTGTTGTAGAGGCGTCCGATAAAGGAACACCTCCTCTGACAGGTGAGTGTAGAGTCATTATTAAGATAAAAGACGTCAACGATAATCCCCCTGAAATAGAAGTAACGTCACTGTCAGATACAGCGTCAGAAGACTCAAAACCTGGAACGGTTATTTCACTTATTAGTGTGCGGGACAAAGACTCAGGGGttaacagtaaaataatttcacaaataacaaatgaCGTTCCGTTTGAATTAAAGGCCTCGTATAAGGAGAACACATATTCAGTTGTCACAAATGATTATTTAGATCGAGAGCAGGTGTCACATTATGAGATAACAATAAAAGCCACTGACTGTGGTGAACCTCCCTTATCTACTTTTAAAACTCTCAACATTCGGATTTCAGATGTAAATGACAACAGTCCACATTTTGAAAACAGCAGGTTAGAGTTTTATCTGTCAGAAAATAATGTTGCTGGAAACTCGATATTCTCGGTGAGGGCAACGGACAATGATTTGATGGATAATGCAGCTATTTCTTACCATATTGTCAGGGAAGGGAATAAAAACGACATAATGGCTTTCCTCAACATAAATTCTGATAACGGTCACATTACATCCTTAAAAAGTTTCGACTTTGAAACGGTGAAAACTTTCCAGTTCCACGTTGTTGCGTCAGATTCTGGAACTCCGTCACTGAGCAGCAACGTCACAGTGAACGTGTTCATTCTGGATCAGAACGACAACGCTCCAGTCATCCTGTATCCAGTCAGCTCCAACGGTTCTGCTGAAGGTGTGGAGGAGATTCCCCGCAATGTGAACGCAGGACACTTGGTGACTAAAGTCAGAGCCTATGACGCTGATATAGGATATAACGGCTGGttactgttttcactgcaggaaGTTACTGACCACAGTCTCTTTGGTTTGGACCGCTATACAGGACAGATCAGAACACTTCGCtcattcacagagacagacgaggcTGAGCACAAGCTGCTCATACTGGTCAAAGACAATGGGAACGTGTCACTCTCAGCAACAGCTACTGTCATTGTCAAAGTTGTGGAGCCCAAAGAAGCTTTTGCTGCATCGGATGTGAAAAGTTCaacaaaagcagatgaggaCAACAATGTGACTTTTTACCTGATGATAACTGTGGGCtcagtttcagctctttttctcGTCAGTATCATCGTGCTGATTTCAATGCAGTGCTCAAAGGCCACAGACTTCACTTCTAAATATCTACCAGAGCCTAATTATGATGGGACACTGTGTCACAGCATCCAGTACAGATCTGGAGACAAACGCTACATGCTAGTTGGACCCAGGATGAGTATAGGATCTACTATAGTCCCAGGAAGCCATGCCAATACACTAATGCTGCCTGACAGGAGGTCTGCAACTGGAGAG TTGGACCCAGGATGA
- the LOC117769032 gene encoding protocadherin alpha-8-like, which yields MISWSRPLLFSLLFCFGELIFAQIKYTTPEEVKVGAVVGNVAKDLGLDVSTLINRRFRIVSGAQDALFEVNPNNGVLYVHKNLDREQLCDRNGACSIDVKIVIENPLEIHYVTVEITDANDHAPTFTEKEKVIEIAETTLPGARFQLPGARDPDVGINAVQRYKLSQNDDFHLEIRDREEDKIPFLVLQRPLDREKKTNHSLVLTAIDGGTPAKSAKLNLTIKVLDNNDNRPIFSKEDYSVMLQENVALGTVVIKVHATDLDEGTNGDVEYAFGGDINSKVLKLYSLDRNTGEIRVNGQIDYETANVFKLDVQASDKGTPPMTTDCRVQIKIQDVNDNKPEIEVTSISNMVPEDSKHGTVISLISVTDLDSGLNGKVICSLTGNVPFELKPSFKENMYSLVTKGNLDRETVSHYDITITATDCGEPPLSALKTLSIEVSDVNDNAPDFPHSPLALYLMENNTPGASIFSVSAFDKDLNDNAAVSYRIGRGGAHNNMASFLNINSDNGQISALKSFDFETVKTFQFHVVASDSGTPSLSSNVTVNVFILDQNDNAPVILYPVSSNGSAEGVEEIPRNVNAGHLVTKVRAYDADIGYNGWLLFSLREVTDHSLFGLDRYTGQIRTLRSFTETDEAEHKLLILVKDNGNVSLSATATVIVKVVEPKEAFAASDVKSSTKADEDNNVTFYLMITVGSVSALFLVSIIVLISMQCSKATDFTSKYLPEPNYDGTLCHSIQYRSGDKRYMLVGPRMSIGSTIVPGSHANTLMLPDRRGISGELDPG from the exons ATGATTTCTTGGTCGCGTCccctgcttttctctctgctgttttgcTTTGGCGAGCTGATCTTCGCCCAGATAAAATACACGACACCGGAGGAGGTCAAAGTGGGAGCTGTTGTTGGAAACGTGGCCAAAGATTTGGGCCTGGACGTCAGCACCTTGATTAACAGACGATTCCGTATCGTGTCCGGAGCTCAGGACGCGCTGTTTGAGGTAAACCCGAACAATGGGGTTTTATATGTTCACAAGAATCTCGACCGAGAACAGCTGTGCGATAGAAACGGAGCCTGTTCAATAGATGTTAAAATCGTTATTGAGAATCCGCTGGAAATTCATTATGTCACGGTGGAAATAACGGATGCAAACGACCACGCACCGACTTTTACGGAGAAAGAAAAGGTAATTGAAATAGCAGAGACGACGCTACCAGGGGCCCGGTTTCAGTTACCGGGCGCACGTGATCCTGATGTGGGAATAAATGCTGTGCAGCGTTATAAACTCAGTCAAAACGatgattttcatttggaaattCGAGATAGGGAAGAGGATAAAATCCCATTCTTAGTGTTACAGAGACCCttggacagagagaagaaaacaaaccacagcttGGTTTTAACCGCTATAGATGGAGGGACACCAGCAAAATCTGCAAAACTTAATCTCACCATAAAGGTTCTCGACAACAATGATAACAGGCCAATTTTTTCGAAAGAGGATTACTCTGTGATGTTACAGGAAAATGTTGCTTTAGGTACAGTTGTAATAAAAGTCCATGCGACTGATCTAGATGAAGGAACTAATGGGGATGTCGAGTATGCCTTCGGTGGTGATATTAATTCTAAGGTATTGAAGTTGTATAGCCTCGATAGAAACACAGGTGAAATACGAGTAAATGGACAAATTGACTACGAAACCGCTAATGTTTTCAAGTTAGACGTCCAAGCTTCTGATAAAGGTACGCCGCCGATGACAACAGACTGTCGAGTCCAAATAAAGATTCAAGACGTGAACGACAATAAACCAGAGATTGAGGTGACGTCAATATCCAACATGGTCCCAGAAGATTCAAAACATGGGACCGTGATTTCCCTCATCAGTGTCACAGACCTTGATTCTGGCCTTAATGGAAAAGTAATATGCAGTCTGACGGGGAATGTGCCATTCGAATTAAAACcatcatttaaagaaaacatgtattCATTAGTGACAAAAGGAAATCTTGACAGAGAAACTGTGTCACATTATGACATAACAATAACGGCTACAGACTGTGGAGAGCCTCCGCTTTCTGCGTTGAAAACGTTGAGTATTGAAGTGTCAGATGTCAATGATAACGCCCCAGACTTCCCACACAGCCCCCTGGCGTTATATCTGATGGAAAACAATACACCTGGCGCATCGATTTTTTCCGTGAGTGCATTTGATAAAGATTTAAACGACAATGCGGCAGTGTCCTATCGAATTGGAAGGGGAGGTGCCCATAATAATATGGCCTCTTTTCTGAATATTAATTCCGATAATGGACAAATTTCAGCCCTGAAAAGTTTTGActttgaaactgtaaaaacattcCAGTTCCACGTTGTTGCGTCAGATTCTGGAACTCCGTCACTGAGCAGCAACGTCACAGTGAACGTGTTCATTCTGGATCAGAACGACAACGCTCCAGTCATCCTGTATCCAGTCAGCTCCAACGGTTCTGCTGAAGGTGTGGAGGAGATTCCCCGCAATGTGAACGCAGGACACTTGGTGACTAAAGTCAGAGCCTATGACGCTGATATAGGATATAACGGCTGGTTACTGTTTTCACTGCGGGAAGTTACTGACCACAGTCTCTTTGGTTTGGACCGCTATACAGGACAGATCAGAACACTTCGCtcattcacagagacagacgaggcTGAGCACAAACTGCTCATACTGGTCAAAGACAATGGGAACGTGTCACTCTCAGCAACAGCTACTGTCATCGTCAAAGTTGTGGAGCCCAAAGAAGCTTTTGCAGCTTCTGATGTGAAAAGTTCaacaaaagcagatgaggacaataatgtgactttttaccTGATGATAACTGTGGGCtcagtttcagctctttttctcGTCAGTATCATCGTGCTGATTTCAATGCAGTGCTCAAAGGCCACAGACTTCACTTCTAAATATCTACCAGAGCCTAATTATGATGGGACATTGTGTCACAGCATCCAGTACAGATCTGGAGACAAACGCTACATGTTAGTTGGACCCAGGATGAGTATAGGATCTACTATAGTCCCAGGAAGCCATGCCAATACACTAATGCTGCCTGACAGGAGAGGGATATCTGGAGAG TTGGACCCAGGATGA